The following coding sequences are from one Sulfurospirillum tamanense window:
- the pseF gene encoding pseudaminic acid cytidylyltransferase, with protein sequence MNIAIIPARGGSKRIPRKNIKAFCGKPLIAYSIDVARESGLFGRIIVSTDDAEIAQVAKARGAEVLMRPYALADDFTGTTPVVAHALTCMDLDAVEAACCIYATAPFLQTHYLQAGLEKLLTCKADFAFSATTFAYPIQRALKRSGDGVAMFYPQFAPTRSQDLEEAYHDAGQFYWARPQTWLAQKAVFSPQSVMVELPRHLVQDIDTMEDWTRAELMYKAWREHSLSVR encoded by the coding sequence GTGAACATCGCCATCATCCCCGCGCGGGGGGGGAGCAAGCGCATTCCGCGTAAAAACATTAAAGCTTTTTGCGGGAAACCGCTCATCGCTTATAGCATTGATGTGGCGCGAGAAAGTGGGTTGTTTGGGCGTATTATTGTCAGCACCGATGATGCAGAAATTGCCCAAGTGGCAAAGGCACGTGGCGCCGAGGTTTTGATGCGTCCCTATGCGCTAGCCGATGATTTCACTGGCACCACACCCGTGGTCGCCCACGCCCTTACATGTATGGATTTGGACGCGGTAGAAGCGGCGTGTTGTATCTACGCCACGGCGCCTTTTTTACAAACCCACTATTTGCAAGCGGGACTCGAAAAACTCCTTACATGTAAGGCGGATTTTGCTTTTAGTGCTACCACCTTTGCCTATCCCATCCAGCGTGCCCTGAAGCGCAGTGGCGATGGAGTAGCGATGTTTTACCCCCAATTTGCTCCCACGCGAAGTCAAGATTTAGAAGAAGCCTACCACGACGCAGGACAGTTTTACTGGGCGAGGCCCCAAACGTGGCTTGCGCAAAAAGCGGTTTTTTCACCCCAAAGCGTCATGGTAGAGCTACCTCGCCACTTGGTGCAAGACATCGACACCATGGAAGATTGGACACGGGCGGAGCTGATGTATAAGGCGTGGCGTGAGCATTCTCTTTCGGTGCGATAG
- the pseI gene encoding pseudaminic acid synthase, giving the protein MRIGTFDFATQKTFIIAELSANHNGSLDLAIQTIRAAARAGADAIKLQTYTADTITLDADTPDFRIDGGTLWDGQSLHALYQKAYTPWEWHAKLFAAAKEAGLLCFSSPFDSSAVEFLEQFDPPAYKIASFEATDHALIELCLRTGKPLILSTGIATEEELDEVVALARKTGNEQLIFLHCVSAYPAPLERANLTTLAKIPERFGVLAGFSDHTLGITAPVAAVALGARVIEKHFILDGTIPSPDHAFSLDEHAFGAMVASVRQCEALLGKPSFAMDAYKEKNRRFARSLYVSAPIKAGERLTTANIKSVRPGYGLHPRHLPQVLGKKAARDLQKGERLRLEDLHV; this is encoded by the coding sequence TTGCGCATTGGCACCTTTGATTTTGCAACCCAAAAAACCTTCATCATCGCCGAACTTTCCGCCAACCACAACGGCTCTCTTGATTTGGCCATCCAGACCATTCGTGCCGCCGCGCGCGCAGGAGCAGACGCCATCAAACTCCAAACCTACACCGCCGACACCATCACCCTAGACGCCGACACGCCTGATTTTCGCATCGACGGAGGTACGCTTTGGGATGGGCAAAGCTTGCACGCCTTGTACCAAAAAGCCTACACACCCTGGGAATGGCACGCCAAGCTTTTTGCTGCGGCCAAAGAAGCAGGGCTGCTCTGCTTTTCCAGCCCATTTGACAGTAGCGCGGTAGAGTTTTTGGAGCAATTTGACCCACCCGCGTACAAAATCGCCAGTTTTGAAGCAACTGACCACGCTTTAATAGAACTATGTTTGCGCACGGGCAAACCGCTCATCCTTTCCACGGGCATCGCCACCGAAGAGGAGTTAGACGAAGTGGTCGCCTTGGCGCGAAAAACTGGCAACGAACAGCTTATTTTCTTGCATTGCGTCTCCGCCTACCCCGCGCCCCTTGAACGGGCCAACCTCACCACCCTTGCCAAAATCCCCGAACGCTTTGGTGTCCTGGCGGGCTTTTCTGACCACACCCTTGGTATCACCGCGCCCGTTGCTGCGGTGGCCTTAGGAGCGCGCGTCATCGAAAAACATTTCATCTTAGATGGCACCATTCCCAGTCCCGACCACGCCTTTTCCCTAGACGAACACGCCTTTGGTGCCATGGTTGCTTCCGTGCGCCAGTGCGAAGCGCTGCTAGGAAAACCCAGCTTTGCCATGGATGCGTACAAAGAAAAAAACCGCCGTTTTGCACGCAGCCTGTACGTGAGCGCCCCCATTAAAGCGGGTGAGCGCCTCACGACAGCCAACATCAAAAGCGTACGCCCAGGCTACGGACTGCACCCGCGCCACCTGCCCCAAGTCCTTGGCAAAAAAGCAGCAAGAGACTTGCAAAAAGGGGAACGATTGCGCCTAGAGGATTTACATGTATAA
- the pseG gene encoding UDP-2,4-diacetamido-2,4,6-trideoxy-beta-L-altropyranose hydrolase, producing MSILFRCDSSSVLGLGHVMRCLVLSKEYPKKAVHFACRNLEGNINSQIPYPLHVVPSNEPEEIIKLISALHVKMLIIDHYGINYEAERKIKEKTGVKILAFDDTYEKHCCDTLRNPNLCADASRYKGLVPSYCELQCGIPLIREEFYREKKIKREKISDIFLAMGGTDSANLTTPILKALPKTLHVNVLSTNANANLEALKTYVKTKPNVSLHVNTKEVAKLLHQSRFAIISASTLAHEVLFMDVPFLAIKTADNQADMVAYLQAQGYRTIDRWDEALFEHTLRSSFAHWHL from the coding sequence GTGAGCATTCTCTTTCGGTGCGATAGTTCAAGCGTCCTTGGCCTTGGGCATGTGATGCGTTGTTTAGTGTTGTCTAAGGAGTACCCGAAGAAGGCGGTGCATTTTGCGTGTCGCAACCTTGAGGGCAACATCAATAGTCAGATTCCTTATCCGTTACATGTAGTGCCTTCCAATGAACCTGAAGAAATTATAAAACTTATTTCGGCGTTACATGTAAAGATGTTAATCATCGACCATTACGGTATTAACTATGAAGCTGAGAGAAAAATAAAAGAAAAAACAGGGGTGAAAATCCTCGCATTTGATGACACCTATGAAAAACATTGTTGCGATACTTTGCGCAATCCCAACCTGTGTGCTGATGCTTCGCGTTACAAGGGCTTGGTGCCAAGCTACTGCGAACTTCAGTGTGGCATACCTCTCATCCGCGAAGAATTTTACCGTGAAAAAAAAATAAAACGAGAAAAAATCAGTGATATTTTTCTGGCCATGGGCGGGACAGATAGTGCTAATCTTACCACTCCCATCCTCAAAGCTTTACCTAAAACCTTACATGTAAACGTCCTGAGCACTAACGCCAATGCCAACCTTGAAGCACTCAAAACATATGTCAAGACCAAACCCAACGTATCCTTACATGTCAACACAAAGGAGGTGGCAAAACTCCTCCACCAAAGCCGTTTTGCCATCATCTCTGCCAGCACCCTTGCCCACGAAGTGCTCTTCATGGACGTGCCGTTTTTGGCCATTAAAACCGCGGACAATCAGGCCGATATGGTAGCATACCTCCAAGCACAAGGCTATCGCACCATAGACAGATGGGACGAGGCATTGTTTGAGCACACTTTAAGGAGTAGTTTTGCGCATTGGCACCTTTGA